The window GAATTGGTCGTGCCCGTTCTGGTGGCGCTGGTGCTCATTGCGCATATTTCGCTGCTGGCAGAGCCGGCACGACAGAAGTTCAGCGCAATCTTCCTCGCGGGCGCTGGCGCTGCCTATCTCAGCGGTGGTTTTGGGCTATGGGAGTTTGTGTTTTGCACCATCATGACAATCTTGGCATATGTGGGGCTGTCCAACTACCGAGCCCTGGCTATCGGATGGCTGGCACATACTATCTGGGATTACCTGCATCATCTTTACGGTAATCCGATTATTCCATTTCAACCAATGTCGTCTTTCGGTTGCGCGATTTGCGATCCGGTGCTCGCGATATGGTATGTAATTGGCGCTCCATCCATTTGGGCCATCTTCAAACGGTCGCCGCAACGATCCAGCTATGGTGGATTACAGTCCAGTCGGGGTGATGTCGATGGCTGATCAGGCGACACATCTACAAGTAGTAGGCAAACTTGAGCTCGATCAACTGAAACGTCTGGAGATTCTGTCGATAATCGAGGCCACAACGCTGCTGTTGCTGCTCGGTGTTGCTGTGCCGCTGAAACATGTGTTTGGCTGGCCGCTTGGGTCGCAGATTCTCGGCCCGGTTCACGGACTTGTCTTCCTTGTCTACCTCTGGGGCGTGATGCAGGTGATGGCGGGTGGTGGGTGGCGGTGGGTCGAGATGGTGCGCCTGTTTATGATCGCGCTGATTCCCTTTGGTGGTTTTTTCAACCTGCCTCTTCTGCGACACAGGGCAGCACAACTGCGTGGCATGGCGCAGCCATCATGAGTCTTGCCATGCTCTATCCCTGGCTGAAGGCGGTGCATCTTGCCGCAGCGATCATCTTTGCAAGCGGCGTGCTCGCAGTCGCGATGCTGCTTGCCGCGATGCTCGCCGACACAGCAAGCACTGCCTTGCTGGCGCGAGCTGTGCGGCGATGGGATCAGGTCGTGACGGGACCTGCGCTGTTCATAGCGTTGGCCTGCGGCTTGGTGCTGGCAGTCAATGGCCATTGGTTCGATGCCGCGTGGCTGCACGTCAAACTTGTCTTTGTGATGGTGCTTGCCAGCATCCATGGTTATCAGGCTGGTCTACTGCGTCGGCTTGTGGGTGGCGCAGCGTTGAGGCGGCGGCGATCAATGCCCCTCGTGCTAATTTGCACCACCGCCATTGCTGTGCTTGCGGTCGTAAAGCCGTGAATGCCATTTCAACAATTTGACTCTGATCAAGGGCTGCCATGCATTACCCAGATATCAGGATCTGCACTACCGTCATGGAACTGGTGTGCGACTGTTCACCGAAGTATCTTTTCAACCTGTGAGGCGCACCATCGCACACGGCACGTCTGAACTTTCTGGGCGGAAATCTTGACCTGCAATGTTTGTTGTCACCTGGACAGCGTGCTGTCGTCCGGAACGCGCCAGCCTAGACTCGCCAATTTGAGCAGGCTTTGGATGATGCCGATGATCTGCCGCAGCGCAGTCCAAACAGATTCCTGATGGTCAGACAGAATTGAATGGCGGCATCACTATCGGTTTGCGTCCGCACTTACCCAGTGGCATTGCTTGCCATGACAAGTTTGTGTCTAGCCAGATGAACAGGGCATCGCGCTCCCTACAGGCTTGGTTGTAAGCTTCCCGTTGGTGATTCGGTAGCGTTTTGGGCGAGCTTGGTTACGGTGTTATCAGGCCAAGCCGCAGCGCGGGCGGATTTGTGCAACAGAGCCGTGCGCAGCTACATATGGATAAATGCAATTTGCATTTCACCTGAAAGGTTCAACTGTATTGGATCGGGTGCGCGGGTTGAATTAACGTGTTGTCAGTATTCAATCTGCTTGGTCGAATGGAGCTGCAGCGCCTACTGCGGCAAATGGGTGAGGATCGCCCGATAGAATACGAGTCATGAATTGGCGCTCTCGCGCCACAATCAGATCAATGAATTCTTGTGCGCCGTGCATGGCCTGGAAAGCTGCAAAGCCGCGCTCCAGCGATTGCTGCAGCTCCTCCAGGCCGGCAAGTTTTGCGGGCAGGCGTGACATCATCAGCAGGGATTTGATCAGCGGTTTGTGAATCAGGCCATCCAGATCTTGCCCCAGTTTTTCGGTCAGATCGATTTGCCGGGCTCGTAATTCACCATTGTCACAGCGGCGGTATGCCGCGCAGTAGTTAGCCTCATCGATATGGTCTGCTCCCATCTCATCGAACAGCATCCGGGCGAGGCGCTCATCCAGCTCCTGGCTCAGCTGGTTCAGGGTCAGGGCATCGCTTAAAGGGGCAACCATGTGCCGAGGTAGCAGCGTCTGCAGCTTGGCATGAACCCGTTCGATCTGCTGATCACGCAGGCTGAAGTCCTTCGCTGCGTAGACATCACATAGGAAGTACTCGGTAGCGGCATGATAACGGGGGTGATTGAGCAGGTCACGGTGGCTGGTGGCCAGGCGATCGGCTTGCCATTGTGTGACTTTCAGGTGATTAGGTGTCTGCATGCGTATTCAGTGATGCTCGGATTGGGTTTTGAAAGGTGCAATCAACCTTGAATTGGTCTATGCCGAAGTATCACAGCCTGGTCGAAAGGCTAAGTATATCGGCCCCCGATGGTAGGCGAGACTGGCTGAAAATGCCATGAATCCGCTGCCACGAGATTGACATTGATCAACGCCGGCAAGATACTGGGTATTGATAATAAGTAAATCAGAATAAGCAATAAAACCTGCTGCAAGGCGCTATAAATTGAATTGTCCGCCATTCGGATGTAATTGGTAGATTGGGTATTCAGAAGGGCTGTACCGTTTTAGTTCTATTGACACGATTTCAGGGTGCGTTGGCTGTTTTTTGGGGTTGGTATCGATGCTGCAAGCCGCTTGTATGGCCGTCATGCGGCGTGCTTTGCACTTAGATGCCAAACGCAGGGAGCGCCCATGCGGATCTGGCAATCTTGTCGACAGAGCCTGATGCTGCGGGCAGACGTCAATAGGGTATGAGTTAGGAGAAGATCAATGAAATCACTTAAGAAAAATGCGCCGCAGAAGCAGTTGACCTCGGTTATCGTCGATTCTGCCAATCAGATCTGGCTGGCTGGCCTGGGCGCATTGGCTCGGGCACAGGTGGAGGGAAACAAGGTTTTTGATGCCTTGGTGGATGCTGGTAGGAAGATCGAAGAGGAAGGCAAGCGCATTGCTGGTGAGCGCGTGGGCGAAGCTGCGGGCAAGGCGGTGGAAACCTGGGACAAACTTGAAACGGTCTTTCAGGATCGTGTTGCCCGTTCTCTGTCACGTTTGGGGGTGCCGACGGAGTCAGATGTCAAAGCGCTCAGCAAGCGAGTGGATGAGTTGACCAAGAGCGTCAATGCACTGGTCAATCAATCGACAACCCAATCAGAAGCCAAGCCCAAGGCAGCAGTGAAGGCGGCGCCAAAGGCCGAAGCCAAGCCTGCCGCCGCCGCACCCAAACCGTCGGTCAAGAAGGCGGCTGTCAAAGCCGAAGCCAAACCGGAAATCGAAAAAGAAGCGGTAAAACCAGCCAGCAAACCGGCTGCCAAGCCGAAGGCGGCAGCGGCGGTGCCCAAGCCAGCAGTCAAGCAGGAGGCGGTTGAAGGCGAGGCCCAGCCTGCAGTGAAAAAAGAAGTGGTGAAGTCAGCCAGTAAGCCTGCTGCCAAACCTAAAGCGGCTGCGGCCCCGGCGACCAAGCCTGCCACCAAACCTGCTACGGCAAAGGCCGCAGCCAAGGCGACAACAGCGGCCAAGCCAAAGGCAACACCTACAGCGCCGTCTGGCGAGGGCGGAAACGCTTGATCTGTGGCTGAAGTGGGGTGGTTTGCTTGGTAATCAAGTGCAAATCACCCTAGCCATTCAGCACAAGGGCTTGATGAAGCCGTATGAGTCTGATCGGACGCGCCCCGTCTCGGAGAGGGATGGCGCGACGCTTTGACGTGAAAAGATCCGCATGAATCGACACAAATCGACATTTGCACCACGCGCAGATGGGCGCCCCCGAATCGGGTTGAATCTGGCTGGCGGCGGCCCGCTGGGTGGCATTTACGAAATCGGTGCACTGTGTGCTTTGCAAGAATCCCTCGATGGCATTGATTTCAATGATCTCGATGTCTATGTCGGGGTGTCTGCTGGTAGCTTGGTTGCAGCAGCCATGGCAAATGGCTACTCACCCACCGAGATGTACCGGATCTTGATCGATCAGGATCCGCGCTATGATGATCCATTCCGCCCCGAGCTGTTTTTACAGCCTGCCTATCGTGAGTATTGGCAACGCGCGTTGACCATTCCCAGGGCGTTGTTCGATGCTGCATGGCGCATGGTGACCCGATCGGAGGACGTGAGCCTGCCTGGGGCTCTGTCCACCTTGGGGCGAGCAATCCCAACGGGCATCTTCGATGTCGGGGCTATCAGTGAATACCTGGCCAGGGTGTTTTCCGCACCGGGGCATTGCAATGACTTCCGCCAACTTGAAAAATGCCTTTATGTGATTGCAACGGATCTGGATACCGGGCGATCCGTGAAATTTGGTGCGCGGGGGCATGATCATGTCCCCATCTCGACCGCTGTGGCGGCGTCGTGTGCCTTGCCTGGGCTTTATCCGCCGGTTGAGATCGATGGCAATTTCTATGTGGATGGTGCGCTGTTGCGTACATTGCATGCATCGGTGTCGCTGGATGAAGGGGCTGAGTTTGTCATCTGCTTGAATCCACTGGTGCCTTACGATGCCAGGCAGTATCCCAAGATCGGGTCAGTCCACCACGACAAGCTCACTGCAGGTGGGTTGCCGCTGGTATTGTCACAGACCTTCCGAGCCATCATCCACTCGCGCATGAAAGTGGGGATGTCCAAATATCGTGCGCTTTACCCGCATGCAGATGTAGTGTTGTTTGAGCCAAGCCATGCTGATGCGGAAATGTTCTTTGCCAACGTATTCAGCTATACCGATCGACATAAGATTGCCGAACATGCCTATCAGCGAACC is drawn from Chitinivorax tropicus and contains these coding sequences:
- a CDS encoding DUF3817 domain-containing protein, with the protein product MADQATHLQVVGKLELDQLKRLEILSIIEATTLLLLLGVAVPLKHVFGWPLGSQILGPVHGLVFLVYLWGVMQVMAGGGWRWVEMVRLFMIALIPFGGFFNLPLLRHRAAQLRGMAQPS
- a CDS encoding CopD family protein, with protein sequence MSLAMLYPWLKAVHLAAAIIFASGVLAVAMLLAAMLADTASTALLARAVRRWDQVVTGPALFIALACGLVLAVNGHWFDAAWLHVKLVFVMVLASIHGYQAGLLRRLVGGAALRRRRSMPLVLICTTAIAVLAVVKP
- a CDS encoding FFLEELY motif protein; translation: MQTPNHLKVTQWQADRLATSHRDLLNHPRYHAATEYFLCDVYAAKDFSLRDQQIERVHAKLQTLLPRHMVAPLSDALTLNQLSQELDERLARMLFDEMGADHIDEANYCAAYRRCDNGELRARQIDLTEKLGQDLDGLIHKPLIKSLLMMSRLPAKLAGLEELQQSLERGFAAFQAMHGAQEFIDLIVARERQFMTRILSGDPHPFAAVGAAAPFDQAD
- a CDS encoding patatin-like phospholipase family protein; its protein translation is MNRHKSTFAPRADGRPRIGLNLAGGGPLGGIYEIGALCALQESLDGIDFNDLDVYVGVSAGSLVAAAMANGYSPTEMYRILIDQDPRYDDPFRPELFLQPAYREYWQRALTIPRALFDAAWRMVTRSEDVSLPGALSTLGRAIPTGIFDVGAISEYLARVFSAPGHCNDFRQLEKCLYVIATDLDTGRSVKFGARGHDHVPISTAVAASCALPGLYPPVEIDGNFYVDGALLRTLHASVSLDEGAEFVICLNPLVPYDARQYPKIGSVHHDKLTAGGLPLVLSQTFRAIIHSRMKVGMSKYRALYPHADVVLFEPSHADAEMFFANVFSYTDRHKIAEHAYQRTRQDLLARYEELAPVFTRHGIEIRLDHLLDQDRVLSDMVKQAHAKRSTTERLNDTLDQLERWLQYRAKAEPQAA
- a CDS encoding phasin family protein; the protein is MKSLKKNAPQKQLTSVIVDSANQIWLAGLGALARAQVEGNKVFDALVDAGRKIEEEGKRIAGERVGEAAGKAVETWDKLETVFQDRVARSLSRLGVPTESDVKALSKRVDELTKSVNALVNQSTTQSEAKPKAAVKAAPKAEAKPAAAAPKPSVKKAAVKAEAKPEIEKEAVKPASKPAAKPKAAAAVPKPAVKQEAVEGEAQPAVKKEVVKSASKPAAKPKAAAAPATKPATKPATAKAAAKATTAAKPKATPTAPSGEGGNA
- a CDS encoding DUF6010 family protein, which codes for ELVVPVLVALVLIAHISLLAEPARQKFSAIFLAGAGAAYLSGGFGLWEFVFCTIMTILAYVGLSNYRALAIGWLAHTIWDYLHHLYGNPIIPFQPMSSFGCAICDPVLAIWYVIGAPSIWAIFKRSPQRSSYGGLQSSRGDVDG